The following proteins are co-located in the Alosa alosa isolate M-15738 ecotype Scorff River unplaced genomic scaffold, AALO_Geno_1.1 AALO_1.0_unplaced_60, whole genome shotgun sequence genome:
- the LOC125290545 gene encoding uncharacterized protein LOC125290545: MKRYPASSTQPTRFGMNFCVTVQKSFVELKEGLNRYPHLQVTPPLRLKEVGVDAPRLVFLGKDNLGVYTGRNKGSKEAILFDCLNGKTVYEDLDQLSNRLGDVRTDQALSISRTPHEAILVLLDSSTSMRHECYFADAAMDRMTAVKQLFDAFANRSMAYNFHIVIGLVTFGRSVDIIHIFTENLEKFKQRMQSLEAKGNTPLYDALDLAAAELGKMKEQFPQCRLRALCLTDGYDTSSSQSPVEVSLACPGPPSPRWRFALRAQVLPVPGGG, from the exons ATGAAGCGCTACCCTGCAAGCAGCACCCAGCCAACACGTTTTGGAATGAA cttCTGTGTAACAGTGCAGAAGAGCTTTGTGGAGCTGAAGGAGGGGCTGAACAGGTACCCTCACCTGCAGGTGACTCCGCCCCTTCGGCTCAAAGAGGTGGGAGTTGATGCTCCGCGGCTGGTCTTCCTCGGGAAAG ACAACCTTGGTGTTTACACTGGGAGGAACAAGGGTTCCAAGGAGGCGATACTTTTTGATTGTCTTAACGGGAAAACAGTCTATGAGGATTTAGACCAACTCTCCAATCG GCTGGGAGACGTCAGAACTGATCAGGCCTTGAGTATTAGCCGAACTCCTCACGAGGCTATTCTG GTGCTGCTGGACTCCAGCACCTCCATGCGGCACGAGTGTTATTTCGCGGACGCGGCGATGGACCGGATGACGGCTGTCAAGCAGCTGTTCGATGCCTTCGCCAACAGAAGCATGGCCTACAACTTCCACATCGTCATCGGCCTGGTCACATTTGGCAGAAGCGTGGACATTATCCACATCTTCACTGAAAATCTAGAGAAGTTTAAG CAACGCATGCAGTCTCTGGAGGCCAAAGGCAACACTCCGCTGTACGACGCACTGGACCTCGCTGCCGCGGAGCTTGGCAAGATGAAGGAGCAGTTTCCCCAGTGTCGCCTCCGCGCACTGTGCCTCACCGATGGCTACGACACCTC GTCCTCCCAGTCCCCGGTGGAGGTTAGCCTTGCGTGCCCAGGTCCTCCCAGTCCCCGGTGGAGGTTTGCCTTGCGTGCCCAGGTCCTCCCAGTCCCCGGTGGAGGTTAG
- the LOC125290544 gene encoding trigger factor-like, which translates to MMKVLCYMRRVTGCPPLVQCLHQVLSRNEAATRIQKIVAVEGLYRLFRELLPSRSRMSGDLAVEDHEVFEHSHICWAHLLAEAESEPPENRKSTAVQSEAPENSKSTAVQNEAPGDGDSILVQSDAPENRKSTAVQSEAPENSKSTAVQNEAPGDGDSISVQGEAPENRKSTAVQGEAPENRKSSTVQSDDSDDWDSISGQSEDSDDGDCTSEQSEVSDDKESTSDQSEDSDDGESTCVRLYCEQTRLRFFEPVRIAYLLQVFEKSPLLQKLKDGESIPGCPRGLLREVCVRRATDVCVYQMESPSLAVPLAC; encoded by the exons ATGATGAAAGTTCTGTGCTACATGCGACGAGTCACAGGCTGCCCGCCTTTGGTTCAGTGTCTGCATCAGGTCTTGTCACGCAACGAGGCCGCAACCAGAATCCAGAAG ATAGTGGCGGTTGAGGGGCTGTACCGTCTCTTCAGAGAGCTGCTGCCGAGTCGCTCCAGAATGTCAGGCGACTTGGCTGTGGAGGACCACGAGGTGTTCGAGCACTCGCACATCTGCTGGGCTCACCTGTTGGCTGAGGCAGAG AGTGAGCCTCCAGAGAACAGGAAGTCCACCGCAGTCCAGAGTGAGGCTCCAGAGAACAGCAAGTCCACCGCAGTCCAAAATGAGGCTCCAGGTGACGGGGATTCCATCTTGGTCCAGAGTGATGCTCCAGAGAACAGGAAGTCCACCGCAGTCCAGAGTGAGGCTCCAGAGAACAGCAAGTCCACCGCAGTCCAAAATGAGGCTCCAGGTGATGGGGATTCCATCTCAGTCCAGGGTGAGGCTCCAGAGAACAGGAAGTCCACCGCAGTCCAGGGTGAGGCTCCAGagaacaggaagtccagcacaGTGCAGAGTGATGATTCAGATGACTGGGATTCCATCTCAGGCCAGAGTGAGGATTCAGATGACGGGGATTGCACCTCAGAACAGAGCGAGGTTTCCGATGACAAGGAGTCCACCTCAGACCAGAGTGAGGATTCAGATGACGGGGAGTCCACCTGTGTGAGACTGTACTGCGAGCAGACGCGTCTGCGCTTCTTTGAGCCCGTCCGTATTGCCTACCTGCTTCAGGTGTTTGAGAAATCTCCGCTCCTGCAGAAACTTAAGG atgGAGAGTCCATCCCTGGCTGTCCCCGTGGCCTgctgagggaggtgtgtgtgaggagggccactgatgtgtgtgtgtaccagatgGAGAGTCCATCCCTGGCTGTCCCCCTGGCCTgctga